CGGCGACCCGGGCCGCCCAGTCGCCCTCGGTGGCGGGGGTGTGGTTCTCGGCGCCGACCGAGGAGGCGTCGTTGGCGAACTCGTGGTCGTCCCAGATCGCGATGGTCGGGACGGCCGCGTGCAGGGCCTGGAGATCCGGGTCGGTCTTGTAGCGGCCGTGCCGGGTGCGGTAGTCCGCGAGGTCGAGGATCTCGTGGGCGGGCTCGTGGGGGCGGACCACGGTGCCGGCGGCGCAGAACTCGCCGGACTTGTACTCGTAGATGTAGTCGCCGAGGAAGAGGAAGGCGTCCAGGTCGCCGCGGGCAGCCAGGTGCCGGTAGGCGGAGAAGTAGCCCGCCTCCCAGTTCGCGCAGGACGCGACGCCCAGTCGGAGCCGTTGCACCGCGGCCTCGCTCGCGGGGGCGGTCCTGGTCCGGCCGACCGGGGAGGCGGCACCGGTGGCGGAGAAGCGGTACCAGTACGCGGTGTCGGCGCGCAGGCCCCGGGCGTCGACCTTGACGGTGTGGTCGGTCGCGGCGGAGGTGGTCACCGTGCCGCTCGCCACGACGGCCGTGAAGGCCTTGTCGGTGGCCAGCTCCCAGCGGACCTCGGTGTCCGCCCCGGCACCCGAGCCGGGTACGGCGTCCGGGGTCGGCGTGAGCCTGGTCCACAGCAGGAGGCCGTCCGGCAGCGGGTCACCGGAGGCGACGCCGTGCAGGAAGGCGGCGCCCTGGCCGGTGCCGGCGGCGGCGCGGTCGGCGAGCGCCAGCGGCAGGGCGGCGGCCCCGGCGGCGATGGCGGTGGCCTTCAGTACCTGACGGCGACGCGGGCGGGGGGTGGCGAGCGCCACGGACTTGTCATGTATGGGATCAGTCACGGCGTTCAGGCTACCCGCTGGTAATTCTGTTGTGGAGAGGACCGACTGACTGTTCGTCCGGCCGTCACCCAGGGCTCGGCCGCCGACACCCCCCGGCGCCCGGCACGCCACCCGGCGGCCATCCGCGCCCGCCCGCCGGCATGGGAGAGGATGGGGCGTACCCCCGACCGAGTTCGCGAAGGAGCCCGTACCCGTGGCCCACATCGTCCTTTTCCACTCCGCCTACGGCCTGCGCCCGGCCGTCCACGAGGCAGCCGACCGGCTGCGCTCCGCCGGGCACCGGGTGCACGTCCCCGACCTGTACGACGGCCGCACCTTCGACACCGTCGAGGACGGCATGGCGTACAAGGACGAGCTCACCACCGACGAACTCCTGCGCCGCGCCGTCACCGCCGTGGCGCCGCTGCTCACCTCGGCCAACGGCACGACCGCGCCGCCGGACGGTCTGGTCTACGCCGGCCTCTCGCTCGGCGGCGCGCTCGCCCAGAACCTCGCCCTCGCCGACGAGCGGGCCAAGGGCCTGCTGCTCCTGCACGGGACCTCGGACATCCGCGAGGACGCGGCCACCACGGTCCCGGTCCAGCTGCACGTCGCCGAACCCGACCCGTTCGAGTCCGAGGACTGGCTGAACGCCTGGTACCTGCAGATGCGCAAGGCCGGCGCCGACGTCGAGGTCCACCGCTACCGGGGCGCCGGCCACCTCTTCACCGACCCCGAACTCCCGGACTACGACGCCGAGGCCGCCGAGCAGACCTGGGCCGGCGCGCTCGCCTTCCTGGCCGAACTGGACGGCTGACCGACGCGGCGGCTCGCGCGCGGCTCGCTGCTCGCTGGGCGCGGCGGCCGGAGGGCCGGGACGGCCCGGGGCCTCCGGCACGCCGGTCATCGGCTGTCATCTGTCATCTGTCAGGCGTTATCGGCTATCGGTTATCTGTCAGTCGTCAGGCGGTCGGCGGACCGACTGGTCGAGTCGGCGCAGCCGCTCCGATGAGGGTCCGGCCCGGAGCCGGAGGGAGCGATGTACTCGGGTGCGGTGCGTTCAGAGGGTGCGGTGCATGATGTGGAGGCCGACGTAGCCCTTCGACGGGTGGCGGAAGCCCTCCGGCAGGGTGCCCAGGATCTCGAAGCCGAGAGAGCGGTACAGCTTCACCGCATGGACGTTCGTCTCCACGACGGCGTTGAACTGCATCGCCCGGAAGCCCGCCGTGCGGGCCCACTCCACCGTGTACGCGCAGAGCGCCCGTCCGACGCCGCGCCCGGAGTACGCCGGATCGACCATGTAGCCAGCGCTCGCGATGTGCGAGCCGTTGCCCAGGTGGTTGGTGTTCATCTTCGCCGTGCCCAGGACCGTACCGGCGTCGTCGACGGCGACGACCGTTCGGTGGGGGGCGCTCAGGAGCCACCAGTCGCGGCCGTCCTGCTCGCTCAGATCCGTCGGACAGGTGAAGGTCTCACCCGCTCTGACGATCGTCCGGAAGAAGGGCCAGACGGCGTGCCAGTCCTCGGTGTCGGCTTCCCTGATCAGCATGTGGACAGGATGTCCGGGCGGCCGAGGGAGCACCAGCGCTTTTCGCCCCCGGACGAAAGGGGTGTCCCGCCCCCACAGCGGAACACCCCCGGGTCAGTTGTCCTGGGTGGCGTTCGAGTCGGCCTGCGCGGCGGCGCTCTCGGCCGCGTCGACCTTCTGCTGCATGTCCTTCACCTGGGCGTCGTCCGGGGCGGCCGGCTGGGTGACGGCCGCCTGCCCGCCCGCGTCGCTCCCGCCCGCGCCGCTTCCGCCCGCGCCGTGGGGGCCGCAGCCGGTCAGCAGCAGGGCGGTGACGGCGGCCAGGGTCGCGAGGCCGGCGGCGGTGCGGCGGCTCACTTGGCCGCCGCCGTGCCGAGGCCCTGCGCGGCGCACCAGGTGGTGACCGCCGCGAGGTCGGTCTGCCGGGTCTGGAGCGTGGGCAGCAGGCTCTTGCGGAAGGTCAGGCGGTCGTTCAGGTAGGTGTGGATCTCGGTGTGGCCGGCGGCCTGGGCCTCGTCCACCCGCTTCTGCAGGCGGGCCACCGAGCCGGTGACGGTGGCGTCGCCGTTCAGCCGGGCCAGGGCGGTGGTGACGCGCTGATCGATCTTCGGCAGGCGGTTGCAGACGGATTTGGCGCCGTCGCCCTTCGGGGCGACCGGGGCCTTGGTGCCGGCCGCCTGAGCGGGGGCGCCCGCGAGGAGGGCGGCGGCTACGGCGAGGGCGCCGACGGCGGCGGCCTTCCTACGGTTCGGGAGCATCGCTGGGTCTCCTTCGTGGCAGGTGCGCCGGGCCCGTGGGCGGGTCCGGCTGTGCTGGAAGGTAGCGGGGCTTCTTGTGGATTCCTTGTGAGTGGATTCCTTGCTCGGGCGGCTCGGGCGGCTCGGGCGGCTCGGGCGGCTCGGGCGGCTCGGGCGGCTCGGGCGGTCAGGAGTGTCCCGAGATCCAGTCCCGGCGGACGGGCAGCTCGACGGTCGGTGCGTCCGTCCGCAGCAGCGGCAGCCGCACCTCGAAGCGGGTGCCCGCGCCGCCGGGCGCCGCTCCGGCCGTGACGCTGCCCCGGTGCAGCGCGGCCTGCTGGGCGACCAGGGTCAGACCGAGCCCCGACCCCGGGCTGTCCGGGCGGCGGTGGAAGCGATGGAAGATCGCCTGGCGCTCCGGTGCGGGGATGCCGGGCCCCGCGTCGTCCACGGTCAGGACGGCCACCCCGCTCTCCGCCCGCAGGCCGACCGCGATCGTGGCCGGCTCGCCGGGGCGGTGCCCGTGCACCACCGCGTTGGTGAGCAGGTTGGCGAGCAGGATCCGCAGCCCGCCCTCCCAGCCGAAGACCCGCAGCTCGGTCAGCCCTCCACTCGTGACCGTCGCCTCGGGGTGACGGCGGCGGGCCTCCCCGGCGGCGGCGTCCACCAGTTCGGCGAGGTCGAGCGGGCCGAACGCCGACACCTCCACCAGATCGCCCTGGGCCAGTGTCCGCAGGGCGGTGAGCAGTTCCTGCAGCCGGGCGTGATCCTCCCGGAGGTCGCGGACGACCTCCGCCCGCTCCTCGGCGGGCAGGTCGGGGTGGGCGGCCAGGACGTCCAGATCGGTCCGCATGCTCATCAGCGGGGTGCGCAGTTCGTGCGAGGCGGCCGAGGAGAAGGAGCGGGCGCTGTCCAGCGCCTGCGCCGTCCGTCCGGCCTGTTCGTCGTAGCGCGAGAGCAACAGGGCTATCGCCGTGGTGAGTTCGTCCACCTCGGCGATCCTGCTGGGTTCGGGGGCGAAGGCGGCGGCCCCGGCACGCGGGTCCAACTCGGCGGCCCGCCTGCTGAGTCGGCGCAGTGATCCGGTGGCCCGGTGTGCCAGCCCGAGGGCCAAGAGTCCCGAGACGGGTGCGGCGAGCAGGGCCACCAGCAGCACCCGGCGCCGTACGGCGGTGAGTTGGGGGCCGTCGGCCACCGCCGGGGCGAACAGCTGGAGGGTGCCGGGCGCGTTGCCGTCCACCGCCACGGTCAGCACCCGCCAGGCCCGGCCCCGCTCGCGGACGGTCGCCGGGCCACCGGTCGTGCGGGCCGTCCGGGCCGGGTCGGTGGGCTGGGGGCCGCCCGTCAGTACGACCGTGCCGTCGGTGGCCGTCACCCGGACACCCGAGTCGAGGGTGTCGCCGAGCACCTTGCGGCTCTGGTTCTGCTCGGCCTTGGGCCGTCCGCCGTGGTCCGCGGTCAGCAGCGCCCGGATGTCCGGGGCGATCGCCGCCGCCCGGTCGGCCAGTTGGGTGTCCTGCTGGGCGTGCAGATCCCGGCCGACCAGGCCGAGCAGCAGCGCGCCCGCGCCCAGCACCAGCAGCGGCACGACGACGGTGACGGACAGGGCTATCCGGGTGGAGAGTTTCACGCCCCGACCTCCCCGGCGGGCAGCCGCAGCACGAAGCCGACGCCCCGGACGGTGTGGATCAGCCGCGGCCGTCCGCCCTCCTCCAGCTTGCGGCGCAGGTAGCTGACGAAGGTGTCGACGGCGTCGGTGCGCACGTCGAAGTCGTAGCCCCAGACCCGGTCGAGCAGCTGGTCCCTGGTGAGGACGATCCCGGCGTTGCGGGCGAACTGCTCCAGCAACTCGAACTCCCGCCGGGTCAAACGGATCTCGACGTCGTCCCGGTGCACCTGACGGGTGGCCGGGTCGATCACCAGCGGGCCGACCCGGAGCCGTTCGGTGGGCGGCGCGGGCCGTCGGCGCAGCAGCGCGTGCAGCCGCAGCACCAGCTCCTCCAGGGCGAACGGCTTCACCAGGTAGTCGTCCGCTCCGGCCTGCAGCCCGGCCACGCGGTCGGCGAGCTCGTCCAGCGCCGAGAGCATCAGGACGGGCGTCTCGTCGCCCCCGGCGCGGACGGCCCGGCAGACCTCGGTACCGGACATCCCCGGCATCGACACGTCCAGGACCAGGACGTCCGCCGCCTGCCGGGCGAGCGCGGCCAGTGCCGACGGGCCGTCCTCGGCGAGCAGCACGCCGAAGCCGCTCAGCCGCAGCCCGCGCTCAAGTGACCGGCGGATGGCGGCATCGTCGTCCACGACGAGCACCCGGCCCGTGGTCATGGGCGTCTCCCTCCGTCACGCGAAAGAGGGCCACCGTCTCATGCGCCTCCGACGCGCGGCCCGTGGGGGTCGGCGCCGGCCGCGGGACCGGGTGTCGCGGCGGCCTCACCCGCCTGCCGGACGCGAGCGTCGCCTCCTGGCCCGGCCAGGCGGCCGGTCACCGACGGTTCCGGGCCGCCGTCCCCGGTGCCACCGTCGCCGGTGCTGCCGTCGCCGGTGCTGCCGTCGCCGGTGCTGGCTGCCCCGGTGCCGCCGTCGCCGGGGCGAACGGCGCGGGGGCTCGCCGTGCCGTTCGGGCCGCCCGCAGCCGGCCTGCCACCAGTTGCAGGGCGAGCGCGCAGGCGACGGCGATGCCGAAGGCGGGGCCGCCGCCCAGGGGTTCGGTCAGCTCGGCCACCAGGAAGCAGAAGACGGCGAAGCCCAGGAGGCCGCGCAGCACGCCGCGCAACGTCGCCTCCGCGACCGAGGCGCCGCCCTGGGCGAGCGCGAAGGTCGCGACCACGCTGGTGCCGATGGGGAACGGCGCGAGTACGCCCGTCAGGTCGGGACCGAGGTGCG
The sequence above is drawn from the Kitasatospora sp. NBC_00315 genome and encodes:
- a CDS encoding alkaline phosphatase: MTDPIHDKSVALATPRPRRRQVLKATAIAAGAAALPLALADRAAAGTGQGAAFLHGVASGDPLPDGLLLWTRLTPTPDAVPGSGAGADTEVRWELATDKAFTAVVASGTVTTSAATDHTVKVDARGLRADTAYWYRFSATGAASPVGRTRTAPASEAAVQRLRLGVASCANWEAGYFSAYRHLAARGDLDAFLFLGDYIYEYKSGEFCAAGTVVRPHEPAHEILDLADYRTRHGRYKTDPDLQALHAAVPTIAIWDDHEFANDASSVGAENHTPATEGDWAARVAAAKQAYFEWMPVRPSIAGTTYRRLRYGRLADINLLDLRSFRSAQVKVGNGDVDSPDRTITGRTQLDWLKAGLSASDTMWRLVGNSVMISPVAFLSLPDYLLRPVAKLLGLPGEGLAINPDQWDGYTHDRRELLGHLTSQGIRNTVFLTGDIHSAWAADVPNEAATYPASGSVATEFVVTSVTSDNVDDFLHVAPQTVSLVAAAALRSANRHVKWIDLDSHGYGVLDVTPDQVQMDYYILSDRTRRDATSTWTRSYRSRSGTQSLERVWAPVK
- a CDS encoding dienelactone hydrolase family protein: MAHIVLFHSAYGLRPAVHEAADRLRSAGHRVHVPDLYDGRTFDTVEDGMAYKDELTTDELLRRAVTAVAPLLTSANGTTAPPDGLVYAGLSLGGALAQNLALADERAKGLLLLHGTSDIREDAATTVPVQLHVAEPDPFESEDWLNAWYLQMRKAGADVEVHRYRGAGHLFTDPELPDYDAEAAEQTWAGALAFLAELDG
- a CDS encoding N-acetyltransferase family protein, which gives rise to MLIREADTEDWHAVWPFFRTIVRAGETFTCPTDLSEQDGRDWWLLSAPHRTVVAVDDAGTVLGTAKMNTNHLGNGSHIASAGYMVDPAYSGRGVGRALCAYTVEWARTAGFRAMQFNAVVETNVHAVKLYRSLGFEILGTLPEGFRHPSKGYVGLHIMHRTL
- a CDS encoding sensor histidine kinase translates to MKLSTRIALSVTVVVPLLVLGAGALLLGLVGRDLHAQQDTQLADRAAAIAPDIRALLTADHGGRPKAEQNQSRKVLGDTLDSGVRVTATDGTVVLTGGPQPTDPARTARTTGGPATVRERGRAWRVLTVAVDGNAPGTLQLFAPAVADGPQLTAVRRRVLLVALLAAPVSGLLALGLAHRATGSLRRLSRRAAELDPRAGAAAFAPEPSRIAEVDELTTAIALLLSRYDEQAGRTAQALDSARSFSSAASHELRTPLMSMRTDLDVLAAHPDLPAEERAEVVRDLREDHARLQELLTALRTLAQGDLVEVSAFGPLDLAELVDAAAGEARRRHPEATVTSGGLTELRVFGWEGGLRILLANLLTNAVVHGHRPGEPATIAVGLRAESGVAVLTVDDAGPGIPAPERQAIFHRFHRRPDSPGSGLGLTLVAQQAALHRGSVTAGAAPGGAGTRFEVRLPLLRTDAPTVELPVRRDWISGHS
- a CDS encoding response regulator transcription factor codes for the protein MTTGRVLVVDDDAAIRRSLERGLRLSGFGVLLAEDGPSALAALARQAADVLVLDVSMPGMSGTEVCRAVRAGGDETPVLMLSALDELADRVAGLQAGADDYLVKPFALEELVLRLHALLRRRPAPPTERLRVGPLVIDPATRQVHRDDVEIRLTRREFELLEQFARNAGIVLTRDQLLDRVWGYDFDVRTDAVDTFVSYLRRKLEEGGRPRLIHTVRGVGFVLRLPAGEVGA